CAATTCCATGGCAGAATATGTAGCAAAATTCTCTTCTTATGCTATGGTTATATTCTTTTGCATGCTCTTTTATTTTTTCATATGAAATAATTATTTGCCCTAGTGGTCTATTATCTAAAAAATTTAATGACATGTCATCATCAAAAGGAAATGAAAGAATATCTGTTGGATAATTTTTGTTTCTGTATTCTTGATTATATAGTTGAATTTGTTCGTTATTTACAATTAAAATATCAACATCAATATCTTTTTCAGAATTAAATTCTTCTTTTGCAAGGTCTAAGATATTTTGGTAGTCTTTTTTGTATCTAAAACGATAATTTGTATCATTTGTAAATAAAATTCTATTCATAAATTTTATTATATAAAAATAATGTAATAATTAGCCAAAAAATTTAATAATTTCAGAGAAAATTGTAATTTTTAAATAAACATCAAAAAACTTAAAAAAATGCATAAAATTTAAAAATTTAATTTTAAATACAAAAAAGCCTTTTTGTGTCTTTGTAACGCTCAATAATTTAGCTAAAATTTCTTTTTCATTAATTTTTAATGTAATTATGTCATTTACTTTAAAGAACCTATTTAGATTCAAATCAGTTTCAAAAATAAGTTGTTTATTGTCAATTATTTTTATTTTTTTGTATTCAAAATTTGACTTTTGAAAAAATATTAAAACAAAATAAGTGAAAGCAAAATAGATATTGTTATGATTAAAATAAAAATCTCTAGCTTAGAAAATTTAAATTTCATTTAATCTAATAACATTTTCATTAAAAATATATTTTTTTGAATGAGAAACTTCTAAAGTATAAGTATTTTTTAAATGTTTCTGAAGAATTATTTTGAGATTATTAAATATTTTTTCATCTAAATGTTCAAATACTTCATCTAATAAAATTATTGAATAATTGTTTGCAAATATACTGAAAATATTGACTATTGCTTGCTGTCCATTACTTAAATTGGTAGCATTATTTTCTAATGTTGTATCCAGTTTTAAATTAACGTAATCAAGAATGTTTTGTAAATTATATTTTTTAAAATTAATATAAAATTGATTTTCTAAACTAGTATTTTTTAATGTAATTTGTTCAAAAATATTTTTTGCACTAAATAAAATATTTTTATTTAGATATAAAACTTTTTCGTATATTTCTTCATTATTGAAATTTTTAAGTTCTATATTATTAATTTTTATTGAACCTTTATAGTCGTAGTGTTTTGCTAGTATTTTTAAAAATGTAGTTTTGCCTGTACCATTTTGTGATTCTAAAGTTGAATGTTGCATAAGATTAAGTTTATTTATTTTTAAAAATTTAACACTTGGAACGTATCCAAATTCTAAGTTTTTAATTTCTATGCTGTTACATTTTATAAATTGTAAAAACGGTTGAAAATTATTAGTTGTATCTAAATTTAAAATAAAGTTAATTTTATTTAAATTAATTTTGTAAGTTGTATATTGTGAAATAATTAAAGAAAAACTTAAAATAGGGTTTAATAAATAATTATAAAATGTGCTAAAAATAATAAGTATTCCTAAGTTTATATTTTGCTCGTAAATTACTTTAACTCCAATAA
The nucleotide sequence above comes from Mycoplasma zalophi. Encoded proteins:
- the ybeY gene encoding rRNA maturation RNase YbeY encodes the protein MNRILFTNDTNYRFRYKKDYQNILDLAKEEFNSEKDIDVDILIVNNEQIQLYNQEYRNKNYPTDILSFPFDDDMSLNFLDNRPLGQIIISYEKIKEHAKEYNHSIRREFCYIFCHGIAHLFGFDHLTPEEEANMNKHVDAIMEKLSISR